Proteins from one Deinococcus actinosclerus genomic window:
- a CDS encoding SDR family oxidoreductase, with product MSQTPGTLQPGTADSTFRPDLLQSKHALITGGGSGINLGIAQSLAAHGCKVTILGRNLEKAQTAAQGINDAGGQAIGVSADVRDIAALQAAAEQAVATFGPIDIVLAGAAGNFPAPVDGISPNGFKTVVDIDLLGTYNTIKACAPHLTTPGGNVLSISAYGVPVPMQAHVVAAKAGVDALTRTLAVEWGLRGIRVNAIIPGPIDGTEGMARLAPDERTRQQFMSTVPLGRFGIPQDIANAALFLVSDAASYVTGVILPVDGGQNMLGGAPQYQMYQQMGLALPRKD from the coding sequence ATGAGCCAGACCCCCGGTACCCTCCAGCCCGGCACCGCCGACAGCACCTTCCGCCCCGACCTCCTGCAGAGCAAGCACGCCCTGATCACCGGGGGCGGCAGCGGCATCAACCTCGGCATCGCGCAGAGCCTCGCCGCGCACGGCTGCAAGGTCACCATCCTGGGCCGCAACCTCGAGAAAGCCCAGACGGCCGCGCAGGGCATCAATGACGCGGGCGGGCAGGCCATCGGCGTGAGCGCCGACGTGCGCGACATCGCCGCCCTCCAGGCCGCCGCCGAACAGGCCGTCGCGACCTTCGGGCCCATCGATATCGTCCTGGCAGGCGCCGCCGGGAACTTCCCCGCACCCGTGGACGGCATCAGCCCCAACGGCTTCAAGACCGTCGTGGACATCGACCTGCTCGGCACGTACAACACCATCAAGGCCTGCGCGCCCCACCTGACGACCCCCGGCGGGAACGTCCTCTCGATCAGCGCGTACGGCGTGCCCGTCCCCATGCAGGCGCACGTCGTCGCCGCGAAGGCCGGCGTGGACGCCCTGACCCGCACCCTCGCCGTCGAATGGGGCCTGCGCGGCATCCGCGTGAACGCCATCATCCCCGGCCCCATCGACGGCACCGAGGGCATGGCCCGCCTCGCGCCCGACGAACGGACCCGGCAGCAATTCATGAGCACCGTCCCGCTGGGCCGCTTCGGCATTCCGCAGGACATCGCCAACGCCGCCCTGTTCCTTGTCAGTGACGCCGCCAGCTACGTCACGGGCGTCATCCTGCCCGTCGACGGCGGCCAGAACATGCTCGGCGGCGCCCCCCAGTACCAGATGTACCAGCAGATGGGCCTCGCCCTGCCCAGAAAGGACTGA
- a CDS encoding enoyl-CoA hydratase-related protein: MTFQNVNLTHAGEVATLTLTSKKGSMGPTFWPEIPRVLTELGGARALILRGQDLFSAGLDVRASAPVIAPTLGDPEAFATVVAEMHAAIDAFAALPIPVIAAVHGWCIGAGLELISACDLRIASADARFSLPEVKLGITADLGGLQRLPHLIGTGRTAHLALTGDPIDAPTAERWGLITEVLPNPDALFERANTLAAGLATLPPRAVEGTKRTLQDRLPHAQSLEQAVRWNAQHMTAEGLAQALK; this comes from the coding sequence ATGACATTCCAGAACGTGAATCTCACCCACGCGGGTGAGGTCGCCACGCTGACCCTGACGAGCAAGAAGGGCAGCATGGGCCCGACCTTCTGGCCCGAGATCCCCCGCGTCCTGACCGAACTGGGCGGCGCCCGCGCGCTGATCCTGCGCGGCCAGGACCTCTTCAGCGCCGGCCTGGACGTCCGCGCCAGCGCTCCCGTCATCGCCCCCACCCTGGGTGACCCCGAAGCCTTCGCCACGGTCGTTGCCGAGATGCACGCCGCCATCGACGCGTTCGCCGCGCTACCCATCCCGGTGATCGCCGCCGTGCACGGCTGGTGCATCGGCGCGGGCCTGGAACTCATCAGCGCCTGCGACCTCCGCATCGCCAGCGCGGACGCCCGCTTCAGCCTCCCCGAGGTGAAACTGGGCATCACCGCCGACCTGGGCGGCCTGCAACGACTCCCTCACCTGATCGGCACCGGCCGCACGGCACACCTCGCCCTGACCGGCGACCCCATCGACGCGCCCACCGCCGAACGCTGGGGCCTGATCACCGAAGTCCTGCCCAACCCGGACGCCCTGTTCGAGCGGGCGAACACCCTCGCCGCCGGACTGGCCACCCTGCCGCCCCGCGCGGTCGAGGGCACCAAACGCACCCTGCAGGACCGCCTCCCCCACGCGCAGAGCCTCGAACAGGCGGTCCGCTGGAACGCGCAGCACATGACCGCCGAGGGCCTCGCCCAGGCACTGAAGTAG
- a CDS encoding leucine-rich repeat domain-containing protein, with protein MSAVTLPTHQHLSALRGAALLACPDWSGVQQVNLDGLGLRALPEREAAPDLTVFSVYDNALTGVPDWVWTRGGLRTLNLSANRFTALPAALGDLRELRMLDLGHNELTALPDVFGGLGRLAFLYLSHNRLTTLPESMRHLGALTYLNVTDNALTRLPGWLGDLSALTELRLYGNPLEALPDSLGGLGELRELHVMNARLTALPASLGRCGALEVLDLQGNALTDLPDSLGQLSRLTTLNLRFNALTHVPDALENLKALHTLDLRANGLSTLPEGLAHLPALRKLDLRWNRIERLPAAFDTLVARGTQIYL; from the coding sequence ATGTCTGCGGTCACGCTGCCCACGCACCAGCACCTCTCGGCTCTGCGGGGGGCGGCGCTGCTGGCCTGTCCCGACTGGTCGGGGGTACAGCAGGTGAATCTGGACGGGCTGGGCCTGCGCGCGCTGCCGGAGCGGGAGGCCGCGCCGGACCTGACGGTCTTCAGCGTGTACGACAACGCGCTGACGGGCGTGCCGGACTGGGTGTGGACGCGCGGCGGGCTACGGACGCTGAACCTGTCCGCGAACCGTTTCACGGCGCTGCCAGCCGCGCTGGGCGACCTGCGCGAGCTGCGGATGCTGGACCTGGGCCACAACGAGCTGACAGCCCTGCCGGACGTGTTCGGCGGGCTGGGTCGGCTGGCGTTCCTGTACCTGAGCCACAACCGACTGACCACCCTGCCGGAGTCCATGCGGCACCTGGGCGCCCTGACGTACCTGAACGTGACGGACAACGCCCTGACGCGCCTGCCCGGATGGCTGGGCGACCTGAGTGCCCTGACGGAACTGCGGCTGTACGGCAACCCGCTGGAGGCCCTGCCGGACAGCCTCGGGGGGCTGGGTGAGTTGCGGGAGCTGCACGTCATGAACGCCCGCCTGACCGCGCTGCCCGCCAGCCTGGGCAGGTGCGGGGCGCTGGAGGTGCTTGACCTTCAGGGCAACGCGCTGACGGACCTGCCGGATTCACTGGGGCAACTTTCCCGCCTGACGACCCTGAACCTGCGCTTCAATGCGCTGACGCACGTTCCGGACGCGCTGGAGAACCTGAAGGCGCTGCACACCCTGGACCTGCGCGCCAACGGGCTATCCACCCTGCCGGAGGGGCTGGCGCACCTGCCCGCCCTGCGGAAACTCGACCTGCGCTGGAACCGCATCGAACGCCTGCCAGCCGCCTTCGACACGCTGGTCGCGCGGGGCACTCAAATCTATCTGTAG